The genomic stretch TATTAGAGACATGTTTATATCGGGGGATCTTCTGTTCAATCTTGTCCGCTGCGAACTCACGGTACGGTACAAGCGGTCTGCAATTGGATTCATGTGGACGATGCTGAATCCTATAATTATGACAGCGGTTTACACGGTTGTTTTTTCAACAATATTCAGGTTTGGGACCAAAGATTTCATTATCTATTTTTTGTCCGCATACCTTGTGTGGAATTTCTTCTCGCAAAGCACGACCACGGCTTCGAGATGCATCATAAACGCTGGGCAACTCATCAAGAAGGTCTACATCACAAAGATTGCGCTGGTCCTGTCCGTAGTTTTGTCCGGATTGATCAATTTTGGAGCAGCGATGATACCGTTGCTGATAATAGTTCCAATATTGGGAAACGGCTTCCATGCGTCTATGTTGTTCCTGATAGTGCCATTTATCCTTGTGACCATGTTCACACTAGGGGTGGCCTTGATGCTTGCTTCGATGACCGTGTTCTTTCTTGATGTGGGCGAATTTTATAACGTGATTCTCATGCCGTGGATGTTCCTTACTCCCATAATGTATCCGATGGATATAGTGCCCGAGAGATACCACATATTTATCAAAATGAACCCCATGTATTATTTCATCGAGAGTTTCAGATGCCCTATTTACAATGGTACGCTCCCGAGTTTCGGCATAATTGCGATGAGCGTTTTGATTGCTGTGGTGACGCTTATCATTGGGTACAAGGTGTTTACCAAGGCTGAAGATGATTTTGTTTATTATGTGTAGGCATCTCGATCGAGGCTTGCCACGAGCCACAATTCCTTGACGCTCCATTTAAAATGATTCACATTAATAGTGTTACATCAAGGGGGCAAGGAGGTAGTTTATGAACATCCCACTGTTGGAGTCAAGAGTCAGAAGCCTGGAAGAGATGATGGCCGACCTGATAGCCACAGTTGCGCAAACATCAATAGAGATGCGGGAATTTAAAGAAGAAATGAAGGAATTCAAAGATGAAATGCGCGGGTTTAAGGAAGAGATGAGTGGTTTTAAGGACGGTGTCGAAAGCTTTAAGGATGAGATGCGCGGTTTCAAAGATGAAGTGAGCGGTTTTAAGGATGGAATCGAAAGTTTTAAGGATGAGATGCGCCGAGAGCATCGGCAACTGAACAAACAGCTTGGAGAGATAGCCAACAAACAAGGTCGCATGACAGAAGATCTGGTAGCGCCGAGTATATGCGGTATACTTCAGGAAGTGGTTGACTGCCCACCGTCTTACGGCTGCGGTCTCATGGTACGAATACGCCGGGTTCACCCAGACGACAGAAGTCGTACCAAGGAGTTTGACGCCATAGCCGAATGCGGTGACTATGTGTTGGTTAACGAGACAAAAAATAAACTTGCTCCGGCTGATATCGGCGAACTAATGGATACAATTAGAGATGTCAGGGAATACTTCCCGGAATATACAAATCGAAAATTCATCGGTTCTTTGGCTACCTTATACGTTGACGACAGCCTTGTGAAGCACGCTTCCCGGAAAGGAATTATTGTCCTCGCTGTGGGCGATGAATTGATGGACGTAATGAATGAACCGGGTTTTAGGCCAACTGAATTCTAAGGTGTTTTTTACAGCAAACATGGACGCCTGCCACTACTGTTGAATTGTCGGCACCTCGGCTGACACTACTATCAAGGTATTGTCATTTCGAACGAAGAGGGAAATCTATTTTGTGGGTGATCACCAGTTTACCCTGATCCTCAGATCAAAGGGGGAATCTGAGCGGTGAGTTCTAAAAAGAACATGCAATCTATCAACGTTTCGGGCGTTTCCGTAAAATTCCAGTTACCTAAGCAGGTAATTCGGTCGGTCAAAGAATATGTAATTTACCGTATTAAGGGTGGTCGTTACGATTACGAGGAGTTCTGGGCGCTCAAGAACGTAGACATTGAATCACCTACAGGCAAAGTAGTTGGTGTAATCGGCCGTAATGGAGCGGGCAAGAGCACGCTGCTCAAAGTTCTGGCAGGTGTTATCAAACCGATAGAAGGGAAAGTTGTGATTAATGGGCGGATCGCCCCGTTAATCGAGCTTGGAGCGGGCTTTGACCCTGAACTGACAGGCCGTGAGAACACTTATCTCAACGGGACTATCCTGGGTTGCACAAATAAGGAAATAACTCAAAAACTCGACCAGATTATAGATTTCTCGGAACTTGGGGAATTCATTGACGCTCCTCTGCGGACCTATTCATCGGGAATGATAGCAAGGCTCGGCTTTGCGATAGCCACGGATGTGGATCCGGACATTTTAATTGTGGATGAGATCCTCGGTGTGGGTGATGACGCTTTCCAGACCAAGTGCAGGAGGCGCATTGAGAACTTCAGAGCCAGTGGCGTTACGATCCTCTTCGTGTCGCACGACCTTAAACAGGTGGAGGAAATGTCCGATTACGTCTACTGGCTGGATCACGGCGAGATCAGGGCTAATGGTCGACCTGAACATGTCGTGGCGCAATACAGAGAATTTATGGCTGAACGAGCCGCTAATTAATGAGCCTCGTGTCTTCCATAATCAGCCCTGACAGGGCGTCGTAACTCAGCCTAGGGTGACGCGCTAGGAAAGGCCAGAACAAAACGACACATCTCAGCTGAAAATATAAGTTGCTTTAAACAAAGTTGCTATATATTTGTATTAATTAATAACTGCCTTATGTAAGCAAGGCAAACGGGGGGAATCGATGACACACCATGATCTGATTTCAGAATTCAACAAAATCTATTACGACGACGAAAACAACACATGGAAGAGCACACAATGGCTGGGGACTCCCGTCCAAAAATTTCCGACGGATCTTTGGATTTATCAGGAACTGATCTACAAACTCAGACCTGATCTCATTATTGAAACAGGTACCCTCTATGGGGGATCAGCGCTATTCTTAGCAACAATTCTTAATGCAATTAATCATGGCAGGGTTATTTCTGTGGATATTAGCGACGGGCCAGATGGGGAAAAGCCTCGACCACGTCATCACAGGCTGAAGTACATTAAGGGTTCCTCTACCGATGAAATTGTGCTTCTCAAGCTTGCGGAGGAATCGGCCGGCCTTGAAACGGTGATGGTGATACTGGATTCAGATCACTCCAAAGAGCATGTCTTAGCCGAAATGATTTGTTTTAAGGATATGGTCACAACGGGAAGCTATCTAATCGTGGAAGATACGAATATAAACGGTCACCCCGTTTTCCCGGATTTCGGGCCAGGTCCTATGGAGGCGGTAATGGAGTTCCTGGCGGAAAACGAAGAATTTATTGTGGATACATCTCTGGAAAGATTGATGTTGACGGCAAATCCACGAGGTTATCTGAGAAAGGTGGAACCTAATGGCGCCTATGAGCAGGTTGCGCCATGTCCAAATCAAAGACCTTGTAACCGTCCGCTTCAAACACCGGTTTCATTTTGGGGTTCGACTCCCACGTAAGACTGTCTGACGGATGAGTCAAATACCATCTGATTTTGTTCGCCCTTGCGATTCTGTTGATACATTCGGCAGAATCGCATTTTCTTAATTCTTCATGAAGCTTTTGCCTCCGATCGATTAACTCTGAACCTGGAACATTTCTAGAAACAAACCGATGGTATGGTTCGGACAAAAATGGACGGCGTTCACTTATCCCAGTTATTACATTCATGAATTGATCCTCTTCAGAATCCAGAAACACATCCCCAATCTTCCCGTTTGCCCTCATGAATTCCCCTGCTCTCCACACATCCATTTCTATTTTGAAATTCTGATGACGGTCAGCGCATGGCCCTATATTCAAGACGGATTCGCCGAAATGCCATGGAACAATTAATAGTAAGGCCGTGGCTAGTGCTAGCGCTATCTTGAGTTTTGGGCCGAGAACAGTGGACTTGTGTTTCCACTGATCCACTCTCTTGAACAACAGGTCGCATGATCTCCCGGCCAACCAGATAACGAAGATATAGTAGACAACATGGAATGGGCGATGATGGAGTTCGTCGAGATTACCGTATTGGTTGGCGGGCATGACTACAACCAGGCCTGTCCACATGGCCGTGCAAAGGAAAGGTAAGGCGTCTTTAAAATCTAGAAGCTTTTTAACCAGGAGCCAATTTACCAGACCTGCGCCGACTATTATTAATGGCCCCAGAGTAGCGAACCACAGGAGAATTGTTCCGACCGCAATATCATCCCGGATAGTAAGAGTTTTCTGAGTGAGCCCGAACAACCACGCATATATCCTCGGATCGGAATCTGAAGCGCGCGAGAAAATACCACGAAAAAATTCGAGCGCCCATGGTTGACCAAATGAAATGTAACGGAGCTGGACCCCGATTAACGCCATTGTAACGAAACCAATAATCAACAGGCATATTCCCAAAAATCTTTTAGTTTTGCTTATGGATGGGAAAAACAGCATTATCCAAAGACATGCCGCCGGCAATATGATGATGAATACATGGGCCTTAAATAATGCCAGGCTTAGGATTGGAACGAGGCCTCCCAATACTTGCCGATCATTTCTGATGGCTACGCCCTTCCCTACCAGACTCAATCCAACAGCGGCTATTGCTTCCGCGTAAAACAGCGCAGCCCCTGTTTGGCCGAGAAAGTGGTAACTGAAATATCCAAGCCCACAACCATACATATAGGGGTCGGGCAAAAGAGTGATCATCAGGGCGCATGATATTCCTTCTTTCTTGCCCCACAATCCGTTTCCCAAGACGAACGCCCCTAGTCCGGACAGGATCCCGCCCAGCGGTAACCAGAATGCAGTCGAAATGTTGATCGCCGGAACATAGCTTACGGCTCGCAGGACCGAAGGGATCATGTACGAGCCGTAATGATAAAAAGGCGCCGGAATGCCTGACATCATGGCGAATTCTTGCGGGACTCCGAGTTTGGAGCATTCATAAAGGCGTTGAATTATGGAGGCATGAACAAAATGGTCGGACCATGGTAGGAACCTGATGTGATCAGGGTTAATGATTTTCTGGATTACGCCGGTCTGACTCCACAAAGACATTGATAAACCAATTGTTAACAACAGCCACAGATTGTACCATCTCCAGTTTATGGCGCCTAGGGACTCCGGGTTGCGGATGAGAAAGCACAAAGGCGCTATATTCCAAATTGCAAACAATGTGGCAGTCAAAAAGAAATTCGGTGAGAAAAACGCGGCGGTCAAAAGACCGACGCTTGTCAACCAGAAGCCGGTGATCAGGCATGACTCCATCGTGATCAGATTGAGGTCTGAGAGGGAGAATGATCTAAAATAGATCACCCCCCAGAGCACACATGAAAATGGCAGCCATGTCAGAAAAGCAATACCGCTAAGGTTAGGTACAATCCCACATCTCCCAAGATCGACGATCAAAACTGCGGCGAGTATCGAACAGTACGCTGCTGTCATCATTGTTGCCCTGAGCGATATCCAGCCCATCATCCCCCCGCCCCTCGAAATGACATTACAGTAGTTTCAGTTGAGCGATTCCTGAATCCAGCCTAACCGATCACGCATGCGGCTTCCAATAGCTTCAGGAGAATATTCCTCAAGCATCTTTTTCTTGGCCAGGGAGCCAACTTTTTGCGCAACGTTTGGATTTTTAACAACATAGGACATCAGTTCGGCGGCGTGATTACAATCCGGTTCTGCCCAACAACCGGCATTTTTGTAAGGGCCATCTTGTAAAGGGATTTCCGTAAGTTCATATTTGACTGGGAACGAGTTGGAATCATCCATGAATTCCATGTTGCCGGACCAACCGGTGGCAATTACCGGTTTGCCCAAACTCATTGCCTCTGCTATCGGCAAACCAAAACCTTCTGATCTATGAAGCGAGACGTAACAGTCCACGTTGGCCATCAGCGTGTTCAGTGACCACCTGTCCATATAACCCTCAATCAACGTAATTGATTTGGTCGTTTCGACCCTGCTCTTGATAATCTTTTTTACCTCTGG from Desulfomonilaceae bacterium encodes the following:
- a CDS encoding ABC transporter permease, whose translation is MFISGDLLFNLVRCELTVRYKRSAIGFMWTMLNPIIMTAVYTVVFSTIFRFGTKDFIIYFLSAYLVWNFFSQSTTTASRCIINAGQLIKKVYITKIALVLSVVLSGLINFGAAMIPLLIIVPILGNGFHASMLFLIVPFILVTMFTLGVALMLASMTVFFLDVGEFYNVILMPWMFLTPIMYPMDIVPERYHIFIKMNPMYYFIESFRCPIYNGTLPSFGIIAMSVLIAVVTLIIGYKVFTKAEDDFVYYV
- a CDS encoding ABC transporter ATP-binding protein, which gives rise to MSSKKNMQSINVSGVSVKFQLPKQVIRSVKEYVIYRIKGGRYDYEEFWALKNVDIESPTGKVVGVIGRNGAGKSTLLKVLAGVIKPIEGKVVINGRIAPLIELGAGFDPELTGRENTYLNGTILGCTNKEITQKLDQIIDFSELGEFIDAPLRTYSSGMIARLGFAIATDVDPDILIVDEILGVGDDAFQTKCRRRIENFRASGVTILFVSHDLKQVEEMSDYVYWLDHGEIRANGRPEHVVAQYREFMAERAAN
- a CDS encoding CmcI family methyltransferase — translated: MTHHDLISEFNKIYYDDENNTWKSTQWLGTPVQKFPTDLWIYQELIYKLRPDLIIETGTLYGGSALFLATILNAINHGRVISVDISDGPDGEKPRPRHHRLKYIKGSSTDEIVLLKLAEESAGLETVMVILDSDHSKEHVLAEMICFKDMVTTGSYLIVEDTNINGHPVFPDFGPGPMEAVMEFLAENEEFIVDTSLERLMLTANPRGYLRKVEPNGAYEQVAPCPNQRPCNRPLQTPVSFWGSTPT